The genomic interval CCAGCGGGTTCGAGCCCTGCAGGATCGCCGGCAGGATGAAGAAGGTGAGCACCAGGAAGCTGACCGTCAGCGCGACCAGCGCCATGACGCCCCGCAGCCGGCCCACGGCCACCACGGCGAGAGCGAAGACACCGGCGAGCAGCGCCAAGGGGAAGCGGCGGTTCACGTCGGCGACCGAGTACTGCAGGTCCTCCGGTGCGGAGGGCTCGTAGGCGACGACGACGCCCTGGCCCTCGCTCAGCTGCCGGGACTGGTCCGGCTGCACGATCTCGGTGAACGTCCGGCCCTTGTCCTTGCCGGTGTCGACCCGGATCGTCGCCTTCTTGCAGGTGCCGTTCGCCTGTCGCTGGGCGGAGGATCCCTCGGCGGTGGAGGTGTCACCGGTCGGGACGCCGGCGGAGGGGTTCGCGGAGGAGCAGTCCACCGCCACCACGTCGGTGACGGTGGCCTGCTGCGTCTGGCGGTCGAAACCGACGCCGGTGCGCTCGTGGGCGGGGGCGCCGCCCGGCCACAGGACGGCAAGGCCGACGAGGACCGCGGCGGCGAAGGGGATGAGGACCGCGGCGATGACCTTGCGCAGGTGGCGGGAGACGGGGGTGGCCGGGCCGTGACTGTGGCTGTGCCCGTGGTGGGCCCCGCCCGTCGGCACCGGATCACCCGGCGTCGTCGGGGCGTTCAAGCGCCGGTGGGAGCCGGTGTGCTCGTGCGAGCCCGTGCGCCCCTGCCCGGGGCCGTGCTCGTGCCGCTGCCCAGGACCGTGCCCGGGCTGGGCGTCGGCACCGTGCGGTGGCTCGGACGGCGGGTACGGAGGCGGAGAGTTCGAGGTCACCGACCGATCATCGCAAGAAGGAAGGGTGCCCTCTGGTCACCGCGCCAGAAGTGCCGCTAGCGTGGAGGCACCTTTTGTACACGCGGGAGCTCGGAGCACCGGGCTGAGAGGGCGCTGACCTCCGTCCCAGCGATGTTCCACGTGAAACATCACCGACCTCGAGTGATGTTTCACACGGAGCGTCGACAGACGGAAACCGCTGCGTCGACCGCCGAACCTGTTACCGGGTAATGCCGGCGTAGGGAGTAGGTCTCATGACCAACAAGGACGCACGCACGCCTGCCTCCGCGCAGAACCCGACGGAGACGTCGGAGGCCACGGAGGCCGGGAAGTCCATCGGCTGGCACAAGGCGTACGTCGAGGGCAGCCGCCCCGACCTGCGCGTGCCGGTCCGTCAGGTGCACCTCACCAACGGGAAGTCGGTCACTCTGTACGACACATCAGGCCCGTACACCGACCCGCTCGTCGACACCGACGTCCGCCGGGGACTGGCCCCGCTGCGTGAGAACTGGATCGTCGCCCGCGGCGACACGGAGGAGTACGCGGGCCGTCCCGTCCGACCCGAGGACGACGGGATCAAGCACACCTCGCCGCGTGGGGGCCTGCGCAATCTCGACGCGGTCTTCCCCGGCCGGCCGCGTCAGCCACGCCGGGGCCGTGACGGCCGGGCCGTCACCCAGCTCGCGTACGCGCGCCGGGGCGAGATCACGCCCGAGATGGAGTTCGTGGCGGTCCGGGAGAACGTCTCCCCCGAGGTCGTCCGCGAGGAGATCGCGGCGGGCCGCGCGGTGCTGCCCGCCAACGTCAACCACCCGGAGACCGAGCCGATGATCATCGGCAAGCGGTTCCTGGTGAAGGTCAACGCCAACATCGGCAACTCGGCGGTCACGTCCTCCATCGAGGAGGAGGTGGAGAAGATGACCTGGGCGACCCGCTGGGGCGCCGACACGGTCATGGACCTCTCCACCGGCCGCAACATCCACACCACCCGCGAGTGGGTGCTGCGCAACTCCCCCGTCCCCATCGGCACGGTGCCGCTCTACCAGGCGCTGGAGAAGGTGGATGGCAAGGCCGAGGAACTGACCTGGGAGATCTACAAGGACACGGTCATCGAGCAGGCCGAGCAGGGCGTGGACTACATGACGGTCCACGCGGGTGTCCGCCTCGCGTACGTGCCGCTCACCGCGAACCGCAAGACCGGCATCGTCTCGCGCGGCGGTTCGATCATGGCGGCGTGGTGCCTGGCGCACCACAGGGAGTCGTTCCTGTACGAGCACTTCGAGGAGCTGTGCGAGATCCTCGCCGCGTACGACGTCACGTACTCGCTCGGTGACGGCCTGCGGCCCGGGTCCATCGCGGACGCCAACGACGAGGCGCAGTTCGCGGAGCTGCGGACGCTGGGCGAGCTCAACCGGATCGCCAAGCGGCACAACGTACAGACCATGATCGAGGGGCCGGGGCACGTCCCGATGCACAAGATCAAGGAGAACATCGACCTCCAGCAGGAGATCTGCGAGGAGGCGCCGTTCTACACGCTCGGTCCGCTCACGACGGACGTCGCGCCCGCGTACGACCACATCACCTCGGGCATCGGCGCCGCGATGATCGCCTGGTGGGGCACGGCCATGCTCTGCTATGTCACGCCCAAGGAGCACCTGGGCCTGCCCAACCGGGACGACGTGAAGACCGGCGTCATCACGTACAAGATCGCGGCTCATGCCGCCGACCTCGCCAAGGGGCACCCGGGCGCCCAGGAGTGGGACGACGCGCTCTCCGACGCGCGCTTCGAGTTCCGGTGGGAGGACCAGTTCAACCTGGCCCTCGACCCGGACACGGCCCGTGAGTTCCACGACGAGACCCTCCCGGCGGAGCCGGCGAAGACGGCCCACTTCTGCTCCATGTGCGGCCCGAAGTTCTGCTCCATGAAGATCTCCCAGGACATCCGCCGCGAGCACGGCGGCAGCCGCGCCGAGATCGAGGAGGGCATGGCCCAGAAGTCCCGCGAGTTCGCGGCAGCGGGCAACCGCGTGTATCTGCCGATGGCCGACTGAGAAGGTGACGGGGTGGTTCCGCCGCTGAGCGGAGCCACCCGGTCCTCGCCCGTGGGTCTGCGCTGCTCCGGGAAAGGGAGCAGCGCAGGTTCTCGAGAAACCGGTTTGGTGCCTGGTGGTGGACGCTCGTACGGTCGTGCACGTGAGGAGCATGGTCGTCGGCGAGCCGCGCAGGCTGGGAGTTCCCGGGCACGAGGCGAGACTGAGCTTCGAGACGGAACTCCACGGACTGGGGGCTGCGCCGCGGCGCAGGCTGCTGACGCTCGACGGGAAACCCGCGTTCGAGCTGTCCATGTGGTGCGGTACGTGTCAGTTCCTGTTCCGGCGGCTCGAGGGCGCCGACGGGACGCTGTCGTTGGAGGACCTGCGGGAACGCCTCGCGAACCGGATCTCCGGCCTGGACGACGGCATCCTGACGGCGTTCGGCTCCCTGCTGCCGGAAGGCGACTACCTCCCCCTGTTGCTGCGTGTCGAGCCACGGTTGGTCCTTCCGGGGCAGGACGGCGACTACTTCAGCAACGAGCAGGTGGCCACTTGGGGGCCCGATCGGTTCTGGGGTCTGCCGGAGCACCCTCGCACGCCGTACTACCGCACGTTCGAGACCGTGGTCGACGACACCGCGCATCTCTACGAGTTCGTCGTGCCCATGGTCCCTCCGCTGTGGAACGACCGGGAACGGGTGGAGCAGTACGTCCGGCGGATGCGGCGAGGAAGTGTGCCGACGGCGGTAGCGGTTTCGACTCTGGATCTGTGCGGTCCCGCGGTGAGTCCTCACCCGGCCGACGGCTACGAGCACTGGGGGCTGACGCATTTCCTGCTCGACGGTCACCACAAGCTGGAGGCGGCGGCATCGGCCGGACGCCCCGTGCAGATCCTGTCACTGCTGGCCGTGGGCGAAAGCTTGTCGAGTCACGATGACCACCGCAGGTTGCCGGCCTTGCGCGCACAACCCCGCCTGAGCCGAGAGGCTCGACCCGCCCGGTGATGCGGAGTCGTGCGAGGGCCCTTGCCGGCGTCGCTCGGGCACAGGGACGGGCGGCGACGATCAGGGACTCCGTGTCGGGAGGCCGGCTGGCGGTTGATCGAACCGGGGCGTCTGTTCCTGCGGCACCTCGCTAGGCAGCGTTACGACTCGCGGGAGTCGAAGGAGAGCCGCGACAGTCGGGGCAGTCGGCGGCGCATTTCGTCCGCGTCGTCGAAATCGAAGTCTTCTCCCGTGCCGGCCGTGGCGCTGTTCCGCCGCTCAGCCGACCGGTACTCGGCCCAAGCCCCGTAGAAGGCGTCCGGGTCGCCTGTGAGACGTGTGAAGGCGCCTTCGGCCATGTAGTTCACGTCTTCGTAGAACACCGCCTCGTGGTCGCACGTGGCCGCGGCTGCGACGACGGCCGGGTGGTCGGCGAGGCTGTCGGGGTCCACTGTGACGCGCTCGTACCAGTCCCGCCCCAGCGCGATCACCCCCGCGCGGAAGTCCATGAAGCTGTCGTCGGAGCAGCCGCCGCCTATGAGATACGCCGCCGCCCAGACGTCCCAGCGGTACAGAGCGTCGTGGATGTCGTCGAACCGTTCGGCGTACTCAAGGATCTCCTGCGGCGGGCATGCGACGAGGAGGTCCAGCAGTGCCTCGTCGAAGAGCTCACCGGACTCGGCGACCGACGAGCGGGCCGATTCGATGAGGCTCCAGAACCGTTCCGCGTTCATGGGACCTCACTGTGTCATCCCGGTATGACAGCGGGCGGTGGCCGCTGGTTCGGCTGCCTCACGGACGTTGGGCGTCTCGCAGGTGGTCGGCCTGGAGGGTGATCAGAGCGGTGGGGAAGTGACGGTCCGTTCCTATGCTGAGTTCGGAGAACGTGGCGATGGTGTTGCCCGTGCGGACGACGACCGTGTGTGTGTTGTTGTCGCCCGCCTTCGGGTCAAGGGGGGTGATCGACCGGAACGCCACCGTCTCGTCTCCGGCCTTCGGCGCTCGTTCGGGGCGTACCGTCGTCCTGGTGGGACCCGTGTAGCTTTCGCCCTCGTACGCGCGGCAAGTGGTGACCGCCTTCTTGACCTCGGCGAAGCGCTCCTCCGCCTCGCCCTCCTCGAAGGAGGCGAGTGTGGAGCTGCCGCCCATGATGTTGTCCCTCCAGTTGAAGATCTGGAAGACGTGGGCGTGCGAACCCTTGCCGTCGACGATGTCGATGAGCGGCTGACAGGCGGGGTCGGACACGGGCGGGAGGGTACGGCCGCCGGAGCCGGGTTCCTGCACGGGGACGGGGCCGGCGACCCGTGGCACCTCGCTCTCCTTCAGAGCGGCCTGGGCGAGCTGCGCTGTCGTCAACGGTTTCGACGCCGGCGCTCTGGCCGCGGCTTCGGGCTTCTGCGCGGGGGAGCACCCCGCCGCCAGGAGCACTCCGATGGCGGCTGCCCCGGCTGCCGACGTCAGCCGATGTCTGTGTGCGCGCACGAGTCCCTCCAGGACCGCGGTGGAATGGAGGAGCCGACCATAGCGAGGTGTGCGGCGGCGCGCGGGTGTTTTTCGATCACGGATGCGAAGGCGTGTCCGGAGCCGCGCCGTGGGTCACCTCGTGGTTTTTGGCGGGGATGGGCAGACTGATGCCATGGCAGCGAGGGCGATGAGCAAGGGGTCCAATCTTTCCGTCGAGGCTCCCGTGGTGCGGGCCGAGCTCGCCTGGGCGGCGGGGCCCGGTGTGCCCGACCTCGACGCGTCGGCCCTGCTGCTCACCGCGGCCGGGCGGGTGCGCGACGACGCGGACTTCGTCTTCTACAACCAGCCCCGCCACGCCTCCGGGGCCGTGCGGCACCTGGGCAAGCGGCAGGCCGACGGGGCCGCCGCCGACACCGTCGAGGTGGACCTGCGCTCCGTGGAGCCGGCGATCGAGCGGATCGTGCTCGGGGCGTCGGCCGACGGCGGCACCTTCGGCCAGGCGCCCGGGTTGACGCTCCGGCTCGTGGACGCCGGCTCGGGCACCGAGCTCGCCCGCTTCGGCATGGCGGCGGGCTCCGAGACCGCCTTCATCGGCGGTGAGCTG from Streptomyces sp. DH-12 carries:
- a CDS encoding YibE/F family protein, which translates into the protein MTSNSPPPYPPSEPPHGADAQPGHGPGQRHEHGPGQGRTGSHEHTGSHRRLNAPTTPGDPVPTGGAHHGHSHSHGPATPVSRHLRKVIAAVLIPFAAAVLVGLAVLWPGGAPAHERTGVGFDRQTQQATVTDVVAVDCSSANPSAGVPTGDTSTAEGSSAQRQANGTCKKATIRVDTGKDKGRTFTEIVQPDQSRQLSEGQGVVVAYEPSAPEDLQYSVADVNRRFPLALLAGVFALAVVAVGRLRGVMALVALTVSFLVLTFFILPAILQGSNPLVVAVVGASLIMLLALYLCHGLSARTSVAVLGTLVSLLLIGILGSVFIGWSALTGNTDDNTGLIHGLYPDIDMSGLLLAGIIIGSLGVLDDVTVTQTSAVWELHEANPSMGRRALYRAGIRIGRDHIASVVNTLVLAYAGAALPLLLLFSVAQSGVGTVANSELVAEEIVRTLIGSIGLVASVPVTTALAALVVSADRPADRAPVPGRTAGHAPEPRPAMVRGGRGRRRKR
- the thiC gene encoding phosphomethylpyrimidine synthase ThiC is translated as MTNKDARTPASAQNPTETSEATEAGKSIGWHKAYVEGSRPDLRVPVRQVHLTNGKSVTLYDTSGPYTDPLVDTDVRRGLAPLRENWIVARGDTEEYAGRPVRPEDDGIKHTSPRGGLRNLDAVFPGRPRQPRRGRDGRAVTQLAYARRGEITPEMEFVAVRENVSPEVVREEIAAGRAVLPANVNHPETEPMIIGKRFLVKVNANIGNSAVTSSIEEEVEKMTWATRWGADTVMDLSTGRNIHTTREWVLRNSPVPIGTVPLYQALEKVDGKAEELTWEIYKDTVIEQAEQGVDYMTVHAGVRLAYVPLTANRKTGIVSRGGSIMAAWCLAHHRESFLYEHFEELCEILAAYDVTYSLGDGLRPGSIADANDEAQFAELRTLGELNRIAKRHNVQTMIEGPGHVPMHKIKENIDLQQEICEEAPFYTLGPLTTDVAPAYDHITSGIGAAMIAWWGTAMLCYVTPKEHLGLPNRDDVKTGVITYKIAAHAADLAKGHPGAQEWDDALSDARFEFRWEDQFNLALDPDTAREFHDETLPAEPAKTAHFCSMCGPKFCSMKISQDIRREHGGSRAEIEEGMAQKSREFAAAGNRVYLPMAD
- a CDS encoding DUF4240 domain-containing protein encodes the protein MNAERFWSLIESARSSVAESGELFDEALLDLLVACPPQEILEYAERFDDIHDALYRWDVWAAAYLIGGGCSDDSFMDFRAGVIALGRDWYERVTVDPDSLADHPAVVAAAATCDHEAVFYEDVNYMAEGAFTRLTGDPDAFYGAWAEYRSAERRNSATAGTGEDFDFDDADEMRRRLPRLSRLSFDSRES